The Arachis ipaensis cultivar K30076 chromosome B05, Araip1.1, whole genome shotgun sequence nucleotide sequence CGTTAATAAACCTGGGTTCGAGGTTGACGAAATAAAAGGAGGTGTAGCTGGTGGAAGTATCCTGAGGGTAAGTCTTGGTAAATATTCCAATACTGTACATGAATGCTGCCTATACCATATGAATCACGACACGAGACATGACATGACACGAGACACGCGGTGtctttttagataaattgtagtAATATCTTGATATTTATTGATATCAAAGTACAAACTAATtgttaaaaaatgtttttaatgtttttttcTAAATTATATAAAGCATTAAAGTTAACTTTTTTAATAAACAATAATCTATACTATTTCTAAATGCATTTCAAGAATATAGGTCAAGAATAAAGTTGGACATGCCAACATATATGATGATATTTGGGTGTCCATGCGTGTCCGGCAAagcattttttgttttttattaagaCAGTTGGACATGAAAGACACGGGTCAAACAAATCTTGGATTAGTGTTGTGTTTGAAATATGTTGACACGTGGACACGGAAGCTAAATTGTCCATGCTTCATAGCATACCATACCATGACAATCTTGCTGAACATGTCTGAAAATTTATTCCTGCAGGGCGTTTTGAGGGTCAACCAATTCATTGAAGTTCGACCTGGGATAGTTGTGAAAGATGAGAGTGGAAATATCAGATGCACACCCATATACTCTAGAATAGTTTCATTATTTGCCGAGCAAAATGAGCTTCAATTTGCTGTGCCAGGAggtttaattggtgttggaacaACAATGGATCCCACTTTGACCCGTGCTGACAGGTTGGTCGGGCAAGTTCTAGGAGAGGTTGGATCACTGCCGGAGGTCTTTGTTGAACTTGAGGTAGGTGACTGTATCTACTaactatttttcagtttatgCATGCACTCCATGAAATTTAGGTTGTCGAATCAGCTTGCTAAGCTCTGCAATTCAATGGAGTTGTCTAGCTTATCTTTgtattttctctttcctcttgctttgcATTAGTTGTTGTCAAGATGTGAACTGCTCTAAAGTCTAAACATTTAAAACTAACTCGATTTTATGTATTTCTACTTGCATTAAAGGTTGATGTCATGACTCTTGAAGGATCACAATCAGTCAATCAGTTCTCTAGCTGTGCCAGAAAGTACTTGTTTATGATGGAATTCCTTTTGCTTTATGGTTTTGCAGGTAAATTTCTTCTTGCTTCGACGGCTTCTTGGTGTTCGAACCAAGGGCTCAGAGAGACAGGGAAAGGTATCTAAGCTGGCTAAAGCAGAGATGCTAATGTTGAACATAGGATCAATGTCGACGGGTGCGAGAGTTGTTGCCGTGAAGAATGATCTGGCGAAGTTGCAACTTACCTCCCCTGTGTGCACTAACAAGGGTGAGAAGATCGCACTTAGCCGACGTGTTGAGAAGCATTGGCGTCTAATCGGGTGGGGTCAAATCCAAGCGGGAATCACTCTTGACGTCCCTGCCGCCCCAACTGAGTTGAAGTGAGACATGTGTACAAGAGACAGGTTACTAGACACACCTTGTTATAAAAACTTGAGAGGAATTTAGATATGTGCGAAGGAATACACTTGTTAGGAACCATTTTTTTTGGAGGTGGAAAAGAATTGGATTGtcaatttttgtttctttctgcattttttttgttctctcttgtcTTGTACCTATTATTGAAGTTGTATCTCATTTTCTGGTTGAGTCTAAGACTATTGGATAATGGACGGAGAAACATGAAATAGTTCCatgattaattatttatattaattagaaTGATTTGATCATTTTTAATATATGATACACTTAGGATCAGACGTTGGTGGTTGGCTTGAAAACTAATAATGATGTACCTCGAGCACTTTATTTTCTAAACGATAGCTATCTTCTTATCTAGGAGACGATTCTTTTTGGACATGCAATGATAGAATAACTAAGGCAGTCAACTCTCTTTCGAGTTTTGATAAGAGTATGAATTTAAGACGTTTAGTTTAGCGTGCATGAATTGCTATTGAACTTGAAAAAGTGGAAGATAAAAGTTCTATATAGATAGGTGTTTATAGGATGTGTAATTATTTATATgatacaaattttaattatcctttgaaAAGTAAAACACATTTCATCAAAAAGCTAAAATCAGATCTGAGGTAGCTAATAGCACACGCATGTAagaaattatattatattatgtcTTAGGTGTATCTTATTTTATTGgtttaataaatatttaattaaataataaaataaaaaaaattgtatggttatttaaaaatttaactaaCTTGATGGAAGTTAAtttttatgaaaagaaaactagaaTTCAATCTTCTTTTTCtatcaatgaaatattttttctttacttACTACCAataacttaattgaaaaaaaattaaaaaagcaaagaaataaataaagtaaATCTTCCTAATACTATTATCATCGTAAGATCAAAGTTAAcaatttttctcatttttatttGTGATAATCATAAgttttaagattttttattatATGAATAATTATTTTATGATGTACactaaaaattatatattgaatttatATGGGGTATTAGAGCTTTTAGGCTATGAAATTTGTGATTGTTCAtccaaataaaatttttattgcaAAGTTAATGTTGCATGAAATCTGTAGTTATAGAAACTTGTAACTATATTTTCAGTTTACATGTTTCCGTGCATAATTGTTTATTGCAAGATATTTATATGATTATAATGGATTACAATATTTGCACATTGAAAGAGATtaatctctttacctattttaTTAGAATAATCTGTTTATATGCACCATATAAAAGAGTATAATTAGGCTATAATTAGGAAACCTAATCAGGTTATAAATCAGGAAATTAAATATACACTTAACAAAGATGATATACAAAATCTGTCAGAATATATTTATCATATATTCTAACACACCCCACAATCGAAATAGGAGGCCGCTGAATGTTGAGACTGTCCTGAAAATCTTCAAATAACACCAACGGAAGACCCTTGGTGAATATATCTGCAATCTGATAGCGCGAGGGGACATGTAACACACGAACCTGGCCACGAGCCACCTTTTCCCGTACAAAATGTATATCCATCTCAATATGCTTAGTGCTTTGATGCTGAACAGGACTACCAGCAAGATATATGGCACTAACATTGTCGCAATACACCAGTGTAGCCTTCTGAATAGGACAATGAAGTCCCAACAGCAAGTTTCGCAACTAACATGACTCATAAACCACATTGGCAACCCCTCGGTATTCGGCCTCTGCACTAGAACGGGATAAAGTAGCTTGACGTTTAGCGGACCACGATATCAAGTTATCACCCAAAAAGACACAATAACCCGATGTTGAACGCCGTGTATCGGGACACCCACCCCAATCAGCATCGGTATATGAAATAAGAGTGGATGTGGAAGATGGATAAAGATGAAGACCAAAGTCCAGAGTACCCTGAATGTAGCGCAAAATGCGCTTAAGAGCGTGCATGTGTTCCTCCCGTGGGTCATGCACGAATAAGCATATTTGTTGCACTGCATAAGTAATATCGGGCCTTGTGAATGTAAGGTACTGAAGTGCCCCTGCAAGACTCCTATAAAGAGATGGATCCTCAAAAGGTTCGCTTGTAGTAGCATCGAGCTTCGGTTTTGTATCAACCGGAGTAGGAGATGGCTTACATGATGACATGTCGGCTCGATCAATTATTTCAGCAGCATATTTCTTGAGATAAAAATAAACCACTTGTATGATGAGTGACTGCAATGCCCAGGAAATAGCTCAACTTGCCCAAGTCTTTCATAGCAAATTCCGATCTAAGAAGAGATATGATAAATTGACGGAGCTTATCCGAGGGAGCAGTCAAAATAATATCATCGACATACAATAAAAGATAAGCCAGAGAAGTACTGCGGTGATAAATGAACAAAGAATGATCTGAAGTACTGTGAGAAAACCCAAGAGTATGGATATAGTCAGCAAATCTCTTGTACCAAGCTCTCGGAGCCTGTTTCAGCCCATAAAGAGATTTCTTCAGTAAACACACATGATCAGGTTTATCAGAATCCCGGTACCCAAAGGTTGATACATGTAAACAGTCTCCTTGAGTTCGCCATGTAAGAAAGCATTTTTGACACCAAGTTGATGAATTGGCCAAGTCTTAGAAAGAGCCAAACTGAGAACCGTGCGAATAGTCGCTGGTTTGACTATCGAACTAAACGTCTCACCACAATCCACACCCACCTGTTGAGTTTTACCGTCACCTACAAGACGAGCTTTATGCCTCTCAAAAGAACCATCAGATTTTTCTTTATGAGCAAAAATCCACATAGACCAAATGGCATTAACATTCGGAGGACGGAGCACTAACTCCCACATCTTATTCTCAATAAGAGCATTATATTCATCATCCACAGCCAATTTCCAATTCGAATAACGAAGAGCAGACACAGGGTTACGGGGTAAAGGGGATTTAGACACTGATGCAAGAAGGTTGAAAGACTTCTTTGGCTTAGAAATCCCATGTTGACTCCTAGTAATAGGTCCTGTGGGTAGACTAGATTGAGAAATTGGAGTTAGGCGAGGAAGAGAGATAGGTGGGAGAGTAGAAGTTGGGCTCGGTAAGATGGGCTCAGGAGAGGTAGAAAGGGGTGCGACCGGGGAGTTTGTTGGAGTAGTGAGATGATGGACCACGTAGGAAGATGGCCCATCGTCCAAAAATCGATAAGTATGATTTTGAGGAGTATGTACCTTTGCAAAGGGAAATTGCATCTCATCAAATAAGACGTGATGGCTAATGATGATTTTTTTAGATGACAAATCAAGGCATTTATACCCACGATGATGTGAAGGATACCccaatgatgacaagtcatcttagcctagtttcactagtctttttcttttgttttcacttgaattgtgcactttcttgagctacaagtaagctaatttgggtagattttcatgcttcctttgattgaatcaaccatgtatgacttttgagttttcataatagttttcggagagttttggatattgagtgatctttaatttcttagtttcggggaaggagaattccactctcttcctcttagttttattgctttcaatttcaattgcaattgtcttggatcttgggttggagaattgaaggaattttgtttcaatctcatccgaagatctctctgtttcttctactgcttattgaatttaatttctgttaattgttcttcatctactttctttgcaatttacaattcctttgcaattgttcttgttggatctaggaaggcattgagatctagacttggttatctagtctcttgggtcctgagatccggattccccatttcccattccctgtttactgttttcatgcttatttacaattctgtttttagatccggttcaatccaagtgttcttttacttctctgttggttgcaatttactttccctcgtttaatttctgcaaatccaactcccaattccctttacaattcaagctatttacatttcttgcactttaagattctgcaatttacatttcttgcgttctaagtttctgccatttaatttcttgttctttaagattcagcatttaaattcctgttctctttaatttcatgtcaattacccattccctttactttccatgcaatttaaattctgcaaatcacaaatctctcaaccaaatcttgattcgcttgactaaatcaaccactaaactaaaattgctcaatccttcaatccttgtgggatcgacctcactcccgtgagttattattacttgatgcaacccggtgcacttgccggttagatttgggtgttttggagaaattcgtttttccgcgaaaagatcccatcaagtttttggcgccgttgccggggattgattagattgacaatgattaagtgaggtggtagtttagatcaagcactttttcttttctgtttctctaatttttgactgacacacgaactgtttgaatttttgcctgagctaattgaaacctcactttagcaatagagtgaaagTCTCTTGGTTTAACTTGCTGAGTATGATTCTCATAGCTTGATAAATCAACGAGAAAAGTGATTCTCGATCATTAATCTCTCAAGTTtaccaactgtttgacacattgcgTTAACTAACCCTTTAATCATTTCCTGGCATAAATGTACTCCATCTTCATTtgaattgtttgtgattgtgcaggtcatggaggaaaggaatcctacagcaagaggagaaaaactgaggcattatgatttccagcctccataatcaaagagcaagatgtcaagctagtgacaataaaagagcgcttgttgggaggcaacccaacctgaggtagttctcttttcatatctatttcaataaaaaggttaattagttttatctatattgcaagaagctaagtttggtgttgcacaccaaaacaatctaagggagaatgaaggattctaagtttggtgttccaccaaaatcccatcataaaacacattctcactttctgcataatgctggcttcaagcatgttggatgaactagttaactattctgctgtttcctagttttcagttttattgcttttgaaaaaagaaaaagaaaaaagagtttcacacatggttaatctgatgcatgagaaccattggcaaggtactaagtttggtgttcccacaccaaagtaagtacaaaggcccacaaataaatcatgtaTGCTAAccatttctcaagtgcttggggaacaagcaactttcaatatcattgcagagcatcatacaagcttttggaaggattaagcatcatcaaccaaagaaatgaaagaggaatgtgtggatcagtgatgatgatgatgcggagtaaagcaagcgaactccaaaaggttgtattgttaagtgattatcttacatcaaacactgctatgattgagagtggtttaagtttccctgattatctgtctGCATAGCATaatttttctgtaattcaataagcaagatgcttgatcattcacaacttttttcttcaaaacttgtttgcactcaatgttcaaaaatgcatcacatgaaagttctttgaaaagaaggattgaggaattaaacaattttgaggcaagcaaaagattaggagaagtggtggttctagttgtatgattatgtattgaggttgcatgcttgtgaaaacttgcatgggagctcataggcaggacatgaagttcaaagaagtattgtggagattctcaaaaatctattgatccaagaagcaacaaacaaaacaaaagaaaataaagaaaatacaaaagcaaaaagaacatggcccaaggctctgagcatcaattactaggcagaaaaagaaagaagaaacaaaactcaaaagagttgttagcctagtaaatgcttgtggttgagctGTGTCAAGGAatgaggcttgagcaagtaaatccttaggggtgctttaacacctaataccttaaaaccaactggtttaggagtattgattgaaagcttatctaaagagccgctttgagacatgacacttagagtcaaggccaaagcaaaaaaactataagctgcttcaaggtgactacatataaagagatctccatgataccatttggatgaaaatcctaagacctaagactcccaatatgtgaagactagtgagcactgaagcccttgcatgagcatatgatttagagttcaccccactaacacttgatcacttcactcacaggaccttaCAATTTATTCTTCAATCCGTCTTTAGTGAAAGAACCTatgagcataattcatttcttgcttggggacaagcaagctttaagtttggtgttgtgatgacaagtcatattctccaaactccaagagcaatcaaccaaggcctctctcaacctaattccaccaagagcaaaggcccaactcaaggcttgaagatcatttgaagaaagtgtataaataggatagaattcaagttttttggggagctttccttttgagttttcataatagttttcggagagctttggatattgagtgatctttaatttcttagtttcggggaaggagaattccactctcttcctcttagtttta carries:
- the LOC107643425 gene encoding eukaryotic translation initiation factor 2 subunit 3 isoform X2, coding for MSWRETSQSSLAMQMQRYISVKMIGVQGLCATSRAYGSGKEDSPMCDVPGFENSKMKLLRHVSFVDCPGHDILMATMLNGAAIMDGALLLIAANESCPQPQTSEHLAAVEIMRLQHIIILQNKVDLIQENVAMNQHDTIKKFIEGTVADSAPVVPISAQLKYNIDVVCEYIVKKIPIPERNFTSPPNMIVIRSFDVNKPGFEVDEIKGGVAGGSILRGVLRVNQFIEVRPGIVVKDESGNIRCTPIYSRIVSLFAEQNELQFAVPGGLIGVGTTMDPTLTRADRLVGQVLGEVGSLPEVFVELEVNFFLLRRLLGVRTKGSERQGKVSKLAKAEMLMLNIGSMSTGARVVAVKNDLAKLQLTSPVCTNKGEKIALSRRVEKHWRLIGWGQIQAGITLDVPAAPTELK
- the LOC107643425 gene encoding eukaryotic translation initiation factor 2 subunit 3 isoform X1, yielding MSRPCVLKMSWRETSQSSLAMQMQRYISVKMIGVQGLCATSRAYGSGKEDSPMCDVPGFENSKMKLLRHVSFVDCPGHDILMATMLNGAAIMDGALLLIAANESCPQPQTSEHLAAVEIMRLQHIIILQNKVDLIQENVAMNQHDTIKKFIEGTVADSAPVVPISAQLKYNIDVVCEYIVKKIPIPERNFTSPPNMIVIRSFDVNKPGFEVDEIKGGVAGGSILRGVLRVNQFIEVRPGIVVKDESGNIRCTPIYSRIVSLFAEQNELQFAVPGGLIGVGTTMDPTLTRADRLVGQVLGEVGSLPEVFVELEVNFFLLRRLLGVRTKGSERQGKVSKLAKAEMLMLNIGSMSTGARVVAVKNDLAKLQLTSPVCTNKGEKIALSRRVEKHWRLIGWGQIQAGITLDVPAAPTELK